One part of the Sneathia vaginalis genome encodes these proteins:
- the lysS gene encoding lysine--tRNA ligase — protein sequence MAEQTTSYIMGEKLKKVQQLRDMDIEPYGRFFDKKDMIKDIWNNKDDSERIFITAGRIVSYRRIGKNGFAHLKDPSGKIQIYVNKGEVGEQEYEIFKNIGVGDFIGIEGRLFYTQTGELTLRAIKYTVLSKNIRPLPDKVHGLTDVELRYRQRYVDLVMNDEVMDTMKKRFKIISYIRRYLENKGFYEVETPMLHPVASGANAKPFVTFHNALDQEMYLRIAPELYLKRLLVGGFEKVFEINRSFRNEGISIKHNPEFTMMELYQAFADFNTMMDIAEDLISSLAFTLYGKYELEYEGKMINLAKPWRRVTMADIVKEKTGFDIHKVTSDEEAINFAKSIDIPLDPKVKYTKYGILNLLFEEKVESTLINPTFVTTYPKEISPLSKNSYKSEDWVDRFELFITGREYGNAYSELNDPMEQKARFEDQVKKKQEGDDEACDMDLDYIRALEYGMPPAGGLGIGIDRLTMLLTNSASIRDVILFPTLKKEKNID from the coding sequence ATGGCTGAACAAACAACTAGCTATATCATGGGTGAAAAACTTAAAAAAGTTCAACAACTACGTGATATGGATATAGAACCTTATGGTAGATTTTTTGATAAAAAAGATATGATAAAAGATATTTGGAACAACAAAGATGATAGCGAACGTATATTTATTACCGCTGGACGTATAGTTTCATACAGAAGAATAGGTAAAAATGGATTTGCTCACTTAAAAGATCCATCAGGTAAGATACAAATATATGTAAATAAAGGTGAAGTTGGCGAACAAGAATATGAAATATTCAAAAATATTGGTGTTGGTGATTTTATCGGTATAGAAGGTAGACTATTCTACACTCAAACTGGTGAATTAACACTAAGAGCTATAAAATACACTGTTTTATCTAAGAATATTCGTCCATTACCTGATAAGGTTCATGGTTTAACTGATGTTGAATTAAGATATAGACAAAGATATGTTGATCTTGTCATGAATGATGAAGTAATGGATACAATGAAAAAAAGATTTAAGATTATTAGCTACATCAGAAGATATTTGGAAAATAAGGGATTTTACGAAGTTGAAACACCTATGCTACATCCAGTTGCAAGTGGGGCTAACGCTAAACCTTTCGTAACTTTCCACAATGCACTAGATCAAGAAATGTACTTAAGAATAGCACCTGAACTATACTTAAAAAGACTATTAGTTGGTGGATTTGAAAAGGTATTTGAAATTAACCGTTCATTTAGAAATGAAGGTATTTCAATTAAACATAATCCAGAATTTACAATGATGGAACTTTATCAAGCTTTTGCTGATTTTAATACCATGATGGATATAGCTGAAGATCTAATATCTTCTCTTGCTTTCACATTATACGGTAAGTATGAATTAGAATATGAAGGTAAGATGATAAATCTTGCTAAACCATGGAGAAGAGTCACTATGGCTGATATAGTAAAGGAAAAGACAGGATTTGATATACATAAGGTTACATCTGATGAAGAAGCTATTAACTTTGCTAAAAGCATAGATATACCTTTAGATCCTAAGGTTAAATACACTAAATATGGTATCTTAAACTTACTATTTGAAGAAAAGGTAGAATCTACATTAATTAATCCTACTTTTGTTACAACTTATCCAAAAGAAATTTCACCTTTATCTAAAAATTCATATAAGAGTGAAGACTGGGTAGATAGATTTGAATTATTCATAACTGGTAGAGAATATGGTAATGCATATTCAGAACTAAATGACCCTATGGAACAAAAAGCTAGATTTGAAGACCAAGTTAAGAAAAAACAAGAAGGTGACGATGAAGCTTGCGATATGGACCTAGACTATATCAGAGCCCTAGAATATGGAATGCCACCTGCTGGAGGTCTTGGAATAGGTATTGATAGATTAACAATGCTATTAACAAATTCTGCCTCAATTAGAGATGTAATCCTATTCCCAACATTAAAGAAAGAAAAGAATATAGATTAA
- a CDS encoding dTMP kinase encodes MGKLIVIEGTDGSGKQTQSNLLYENLSNLGYKVKKITFPNYESNACYPVKMYLNGEFGNNDDVNVFASSTFYAVDRYASFKTTWEKLYNEGYIIIADRYTISNIIHQGNRITDEKEFMEYNKWIIDLEWNKFNLPTPDLIILLDMPYTYSNLLIKNRKNKINGSMKKDILEADEKQKKRAYDVTKKIAKMYDMKIINCTINDSIKDIEDIQNEILKFVKEIIK; translated from the coding sequence ATAGGAAAATTAATTGTTATAGAAGGTACTGATGGTAGTGGTAAACAAACACAATCTAATCTTTTGTATGAGAATTTATCAAATTTAGGGTATAAGGTTAAAAAAATTACTTTCCCTAATTATGAAAGTAATGCTTGTTATCCTGTTAAAATGTACTTAAATGGTGAATTTGGTAATAACGATGATGTAAATGTTTTTGCATCATCTACCTTCTATGCTGTTGATAGATATGCTTCATTTAAGACTACATGGGAAAAGCTATATAACGAAGGGTATATAATAATAGCAGATAGATATACTATTTCTAATATTATACACCAAGGTAATCGTATAACAGATGAAAAAGAATTTATGGAATACAATAAGTGGATAATAGATCTTGAATGGAATAAATTTAACCTTCCTACTCCAGACTTAATAATTCTATTGGATATGCCTTATACATATTCAAATCTTCTTATAAAAAATAGAAAAAATAAGATAAATGGAAGTATGAAAAAAGATATATTAGAAGCTGATGAAAAACAAAAAAAGCGTGCATATGATGTTACAAAAAAAATTGCTAAAATGTACGATATGAAAATCATTAATTGTACAATAAATGATAGTATAAAAGATATAGAAGATATTCAAAATGAAATACTAAAATTTGTAAAGGAGATTATTAAATGA
- the asnA gene encoding aspartate--ammonia ligase, translating into MANTIIPKGYKSKHTILETEILIKLIKDFFQVELAKELKLTRLSAPLFVRKESGFNDTLNGVERPVSFDMLEEPGRQIEIVHSLAKWKRFALKRYGVQTGYGIYTDMNAIRRDEELDNLHSIYVDQWDWEAIITKEDRNIDFLKTMVKKIYSVFLRTEDMLSKKIPDYKKFLSKDIFFLTSQELLDMYPNLSPKEREKEIAKKYGAVFIMKIGDLLSNGQKHDGRAPDYDDWKLNGDIIVYNEVLDIPYELSSMGIRVDKKALLEQLEKANVKEQSNFHKMLLNDELPLTIGGGIGQSRICMLFLKTAHIGEVQASLWTKDIEEACEKAGINLL; encoded by the coding sequence ATGGCAAACACAATTATACCTAAAGGATATAAATCAAAACATACTATACTTGAAACAGAAATATTAATTAAATTAATTAAAGACTTCTTTCAAGTAGAACTTGCAAAAGAATTAAAATTAACAAGACTTTCTGCACCACTTTTCGTTAGAAAAGAATCTGGATTCAATGACACTTTAAATGGTGTTGAAAGACCAGTTAGCTTTGATATGTTAGAAGAACCAGGAAGACAAATAGAAATAGTTCACTCTCTTGCAAAATGGAAGAGATTTGCATTAAAAAGATATGGTGTACAAACTGGTTATGGAATTTATACAGATATGAATGCTATTAGACGTGATGAAGAATTAGATAATCTACACTCTATTTACGTTGACCAATGGGACTGGGAAGCAATAATAACTAAAGAAGATAGAAATATTGACTTCTTAAAAACTATGGTTAAAAAAATATACAGTGTATTTTTAAGAACTGAAGATATGTTATCTAAAAAAATACCTGATTACAAAAAATTCTTAAGTAAGGATATCTTCTTCTTAACTTCACAAGAATTATTAGATATGTATCCTAATCTTAGTCCAAAAGAAAGAGAAAAAGAAATAGCTAAAAAATATGGTGCTGTTTTCATTATGAAAATAGGAGATCTTTTATCTAATGGACAAAAACATGACGGACGTGCTCCTGACTATGATGACTGGAAATTAAATGGAGATATTATTGTATATAACGAAGTTTTAGATATACCATATGAATTATCTTCTATGGGTATTAGAGTTGATAAAAAAGCTTTATTAGAACAATTAGAAAAAGCTAATGTAAAAGAACAATCAAACTTCCATAAAATGCTATTAAATGACGAATTACCATTAACTATAGGTGGTGGAATAGGTCAATCAAGAATTTGTATGTTATTCTTAAAAACTGCCCATATAGGTGAAGTTCAAGCATCTCTTTGGACAAAAGATATTGAAGAAGCTTGTGAAAAAGCAGGTATCAATCTATTATGA
- the hisS gene encoding histidine--tRNA ligase, with product MIQILKGMKDIHYDNMDKFSFVTKTADEVFTRYGYSRIITPILEELDLFKRSVGDETDVVSKEMYVFKDKGDRNVALRPEGTAGAVRAFLEAKLYNIQPVTKWYYYGSMYRYEAPQKGRYREFNQTGVECFGIRNPLLDASLISMALEFLDKLGIKNLTLEINSLGNKESRVKYIKALQEYLIKNYDKLSEISKVRCYKNPLRVLDSKDDDEIVSNAPSLYDYFDDESTKYFKDVLHYLDKFNIKYVVNNKLVRGLDYYSDTVFEIKSNALGSQSTVLGGGRYDKLIENLANKSIPAIGFAAGIERILLLLDETLLPKKKEKIFIAYFEETKDYLFDVLNELKDCDAEINYEYTIKNFSSQMKKANKLNASRVLILGEDEYKNNSVSIKDFETGLQKTVKLNELKGEL from the coding sequence ATGATACAAATTTTAAAAGGTATGAAAGATATACACTATGATAATATGGATAAGTTTTCTTTTGTAACTAAGACAGCTGATGAAGTATTTACAAGATATGGTTACTCAAGAATAATTACACCCATATTAGAAGAACTAGACCTATTTAAAAGATCTGTAGGTGATGAAACAGATGTAGTTTCTAAAGAAATGTATGTATTCAAAGATAAAGGTGATAGAAATGTTGCACTAAGACCTGAGGGTACTGCTGGTGCTGTAAGAGCATTTTTAGAAGCTAAATTATACAACATACAACCAGTTACAAAATGGTACTATTACGGAAGTATGTACAGATATGAAGCTCCTCAAAAAGGAAGATATAGAGAATTTAATCAAACTGGTGTTGAATGCTTTGGAATTAGAAATCCCCTACTTGATGCAAGCCTAATATCTATGGCTTTAGAATTTTTAGATAAGCTAGGTATTAAAAATTTAACTCTTGAAATTAATAGTTTAGGGAATAAGGAATCTAGAGTTAAATATATTAAAGCTCTACAAGAATACTTAATTAAAAACTATGATAAATTATCAGAAATATCTAAAGTTAGATGCTATAAAAATCCATTAAGAGTTTTAGATTCTAAAGATGATGATGAAATTGTTAGTAATGCACCTAGCTTATACGACTACTTTGATGATGAAAGTACCAAGTACTTTAAAGATGTTTTACACTACCTAGATAAATTTAATATTAAATATGTGGTTAATAACAAGCTTGTACGTGGTTTGGACTATTATAGCGATACTGTATTTGAAATTAAATCAAACGCATTAGGTTCTCAATCAACTGTATTAGGTGGTGGTAGATATGACAAGCTAATTGAAAACTTAGCGAATAAGTCTATACCTGCTATTGGTTTTGCTGCTGGTATAGAAAGAATCTTACTATTACTAGATGAAACCCTACTACCTAAAAAGAAAGAAAAAATCTTTATAGCCTACTTTGAAGAAACTAAAGATTACTTGTTTGATGTCTTAAATGAATTAAAAGACTGTGATGCAGAAATTAATTATGAATATACTATTAAAAACTTTAGTTCTCAAATGAAAAAGGCTAATAAGTTAAATGCTTCTCGTGTTTTAATACTAGGTGAAGATGAATACAAGAATAATAGTGTATCAATTAAGGACTTTGAAACTGGTTTACAAAAGACTGTAAAATTAAATGAATTGAAAGGAGAACTATAA
- the ligA gene encoding NAD-dependent DNA ligase LigA, with amino-acid sequence MLDRYLKLKELVEKYSYYYYEKSETLISDEEFDKLLKELEDIEKLHPEYKNQKSPTQVVGGFVNTKFTKVRHNKPMLSLANTYSIEDIKDFDTRVRKILNRPVIYVLELKLDGISIDLQYKKGKLVLALTRGDGIFGEDVTDNVYQIQNIPKILKKDIDIEVRGEIILPISEFNRINRDREANGEQVFSNPRNAASGTIRQLDSSIVASRKLSCFLYYVINTQDFNITTHLESINLLKELGFETANVFETYTDFSSMKKAIDEWDIKRKKLDFETDGLVLKVNDLSTYDMLGYTAKSPKWAIAYKFKPDQLYTKILSVDYQVGRTGVITPVANFKPINLSGSIVKRASMHNFDEVEKKDIRIHDTVLVEKAAEIIPQVVNVDFSKRTGLEEKIIEPKFCPACNEKLYKSDKLVAIKCINPFCPERIMRSIEYFTSRDCMNIKGLGEKIVKKLIDIGLITNILDIYNLHNFKNELITFDKMGQKNVDNLIGNIEKSKSNSFSTVLYSLGIPYVGKTTSNLICDNITDIDKLINASFDDLVSIKGIGDKVATSIIEYFKEKNNIRLIKGLQEIGFVLETKQKEKKYNKYISGKTFLATGTLKEFTRDEIKDIIITNGGKYLSSVSKNLNYLIVGDKAGSKLEKAKKLNIAILTEQDLLDMIK; translated from the coding sequence ATGCTAGATAGATATTTAAAATTAAAAGAATTAGTAGAAAAATATTCATATTACTATTATGAAAAAAGTGAAACACTAATCTCTGATGAAGAATTCGATAAGCTTTTAAAAGAACTTGAAGATATTGAAAAACTACATCCTGAGTACAAAAATCAAAAGTCACCCACTCAAGTTGTTGGTGGTTTTGTTAATACAAAATTTACTAAAGTTAGACATAATAAACCTATGCTAAGTCTTGCTAATACATATAGTATAGAAGATATTAAAGACTTCGATACTAGGGTTAGAAAAATATTAAATAGACCTGTTATCTATGTATTAGAGTTAAAATTGGATGGAATTAGTATAGATTTACAGTACAAAAAAGGAAAACTTGTACTAGCCTTAACTCGTGGAGATGGTATTTTTGGTGAAGATGTTACAGATAATGTTTATCAAATACAAAATATACCTAAAATTTTAAAAAAAGATATAGACATTGAAGTTAGAGGTGAAATAATCTTACCTATTTCTGAATTCAACAGAATCAATAGAGATAGAGAAGCTAATGGTGAACAAGTATTTTCTAATCCAAGAAATGCAGCTAGTGGTACTATACGTCAATTAGATTCAAGTATAGTTGCAAGTAGAAAACTTTCTTGCTTCCTATACTATGTAATAAATACACAAGATTTTAACATTACTACTCACCTTGAAAGTATCAATCTTTTAAAAGAACTAGGTTTTGAAACTGCCAATGTTTTTGAAACATATACTGATTTTTCAAGTATGAAAAAAGCTATAGACGAATGGGACATAAAAAGAAAAAAATTAGACTTTGAAACTGATGGACTTGTTCTAAAAGTTAATGACTTATCTACATATGATATGCTTGGTTATACTGCTAAAAGTCCTAAATGGGCAATAGCGTATAAGTTTAAACCAGATCAACTATATACCAAAATTTTATCAGTTGACTATCAAGTAGGTAGAACTGGTGTAATAACCCCAGTAGCTAATTTTAAGCCTATTAATCTTTCTGGATCTATTGTTAAAAGGGCCTCAATGCATAATTTTGATGAAGTAGAAAAAAAGGATATTAGAATTCATGACACTGTCTTGGTTGAAAAAGCTGCTGAAATAATACCACAAGTTGTTAATGTTGATTTTTCAAAAAGAACAGGTTTAGAAGAAAAGATTATAGAACCTAAATTTTGTCCCGCTTGTAATGAAAAACTATATAAATCTGATAAATTAGTTGCTATTAAATGTATTAACCCCTTCTGCCCTGAAAGAATTATGCGATCTATTGAATATTTCACTTCAAGAGACTGTATGAATATCAAGGGATTGGGTGAAAAAATAGTAAAAAAATTAATTGATATTGGTTTAATTACTAATATATTGGATATATACAACCTACATAATTTTAAAAATGAATTAATTACCTTTGATAAGATGGGACAAAAGAATGTAGATAATTTAATAGGTAATATTGAAAAATCTAAATCTAATTCTTTTAGTACTGTACTTTATTCTTTAGGTATACCCTATGTAGGTAAAACTACAAGTAACCTAATTTGTGATAATATTACAGATATTGATAAACTAATTAATGCTAGCTTTGATGACTTAGTTAGTATAAAGGGTATAGGTGATAAGGTTGCAACTTCTATCATCGAATACTTTAAAGAAAAAAATAATATACGCCTTATTAAAGGCTTGCAAGAAATAGGCTTTGTACTTGAAACAAAACAAAAAGAAAAAAAATACAATAAATACATTAGTGGAAAAACATTTCTTGCAACTGGTACACTTAAAGAATTTACAAGAGATGAAATAAAGGATATAATCATAACTAACGGTGGTAAATACTTATCTAGTGTATCAAAAAATTTAAATTACTTAATTGTTGGTGATAAAGCTGGTTCTAAGTTAGAAAAAGCAAAGAAATTAAATATTGCCATACTAACAGAACAAGACTTATTAGATATGATAAAATAA
- the mutL gene encoding DNA mismatch repair endonuclease MutL has protein sequence MGIIKILDENVSNIIAAGEVVENPASMLKELYENSVDAKSSSIEISMKSDLSYFKIVDDGIGMKKEDVYLCIQRHATSKLQKKEDIFNLKTFGFRGEALASISSVSKLCISSKTDTDKLGTKITVYGGNIINDTSVAMKTGCIIEIRDLFYNTPARKKFLRKEKTEISAIKDILVKLALSNPIIKTKLIIDSKVIFSTSGTNMDNTIIELLGKNIFKNLKKFKYGYLGNQEIYRGTKNYIYTYINNRYCKSNIIERAVIDGYYTKLMKHKYPFALILYDIDPTQIDVNVHPSKKIIKFSDDKIVYKQIRTSIEEFFYEDDRKTYTPVIHEQKEVSINENVSTTQQELFTYDAHDDVVEKNNYDILAQVFDTYIIVKNKDSLDFYDQHAMHERITYEALKDKYYNQQMAKKQLLIPEVIELSLTEKNVLLANIKIFEDFKFELDEISETEIIIRAVPDFELRNSNERIIKGIIECLMENKTVTDIREKVIISMACRTSIMAGQKLSYNQMTELVNKLHEINKFNCPHGRPVISTVTKNQLDKLSKRKI, from the coding sequence ATGGGTATTATTAAAATTCTTGATGAAAATGTTTCTAACATTATTGCCGCAGGTGAAGTTGTTGAAAATCCTGCATCTATGCTAAAAGAACTCTATGAAAACAGTGTCGATGCTAAAAGTTCTAGTATAGAAATCAGTATGAAAAGTGATTTAAGCTATTTTAAAATTGTTGATGATGGTATAGGTATGAAAAAAGAAGACGTATACCTATGTATACAACGTCATGCAACATCTAAATTACAAAAAAAAGAGGATATATTTAATCTTAAAACATTTGGTTTTAGGGGTGAAGCACTTGCCTCTATTTCTAGTGTTTCAAAATTATGTATATCAAGTAAAACAGATACTGATAAACTAGGTACGAAAATAACGGTATATGGTGGGAATATAATAAACGATACAAGTGTTGCAATGAAGACTGGTTGTATTATTGAAATACGTGATCTATTCTACAATACACCAGCTAGAAAAAAATTTTTAAGAAAAGAAAAAACTGAAATAAGTGCAATAAAAGATATATTAGTTAAATTGGCTCTGTCTAATCCAATAATTAAAACTAAATTAATAATAGATTCTAAAGTAATATTCTCAACTTCAGGAACTAACATGGATAATACCATAATAGAACTACTAGGTAAAAATATATTTAAGAATTTAAAAAAGTTTAAGTATGGCTATCTTGGTAATCAAGAAATTTACCGTGGCACTAAAAACTATATCTACACCTACATAAACAATAGATACTGTAAATCTAACATAATTGAACGTGCAGTAATTGATGGATACTATACCAAATTAATGAAACATAAATACCCTTTTGCACTCATTCTATATGACATAGACCCTACGCAAATTGATGTGAATGTACATCCCTCAAAAAAGATTATTAAATTTTCAGATGATAAGATTGTATACAAGCAAATTAGAACTAGTATAGAAGAATTTTTCTATGAAGATGATAGAAAAACCTATACTCCTGTCATACATGAACAAAAAGAAGTTTCAATAAATGAAAATGTTAGTACAACACAACAAGAATTATTCACATATGATGCTCATGATGATGTCGTAGAAAAAAATAACTATGATATATTAGCCCAAGTATTTGATACGTATATTATAGTAAAAAACAAGGATAGCCTTGATTTTTACGATCAACATGCCATGCATGAAAGAATAACTTATGAAGCACTTAAGGACAAATACTACAATCAACAAATGGCAAAAAAACAGCTACTAATACCTGAGGTAATAGAACTATCTCTTACAGAAAAAAATGTATTACTTGCTAATATTAAAATATTTGAAGATTTTAAATTTGAACTTGATGAAATAAGTGAAACTGAAATAATTATACGTGCTGTTCCAGATTTTGAACTTAGAAACTCAAATGAAAGAATTATTAAAGGCATAATAGAATGCCTAATGGAGAATAAAACTGTTACAGATATTAGAGAAAAAGTAATAATCTCTATGGCTTGTAGAACTTCTATTATGGCTGGTCAAAAATTAAGCTATAATCAAATGACTGAATTAGTTAATAAGCTGCATGAAATAAATAAGTTTAACTGTCCTCATGGTAGACCCGTAATCTCTACAGTAACGAAAAATCAATTAGACAAATTATCTAAAAGAAAAATTTAG
- a CDS encoding 23S rRNA (pseudouridine(1915)-N(3))-methyltransferase RlmH produces MLKINIITVGKVKEQYINDGIKEFSKRLSKYVSLKIVELAEEADNATSVDIESNRILAYLEKTKGYTILLDLKGKELDSVELSNKISKLTINYSEISFLIGGSKGINNMVREKCDYSLCFSKFTFPHQLFRLILLEQIYRSICIINNIKYHK; encoded by the coding sequence ATGCTAAAAATTAATATAATCACAGTTGGAAAAGTAAAAGAACAGTATATTAACGACGGAATAAAGGAATTTTCTAAACGTCTTTCTAAGTATGTTAGCTTAAAAATTGTAGAATTGGCTGAAGAGGCTGACAATGCCACTTCTGTCGATATAGAATCTAATAGAATATTAGCTTATCTTGAAAAAACTAAAGGTTATACTATACTTCTTGATTTAAAAGGAAAAGAACTTGATTCTGTAGAATTATCTAATAAAATATCTAAACTTACTATTAATTACAGTGAAATATCCTTTTTAATAGGAGGATCTAAAGGAATAAATAATATGGTACGAGAAAAATGTGATTATTCACTTTGTTTTTCTAAGTTTACCTTCCCCCATCAACTATTTAGATTAATACTATTAGAACAAATATACAGATCTATCTGTATAATAAATAATATAAAATATCATAAATAA
- the aspS gene encoding aspartate--tRNA ligase yields the protein MYRTNKLNELRIADCGKTVTLSGWVSTIRNLGSFAFIDLRDRYGITQILVKDDLTDLVKDIKNEYVLKVTGLVQERSSKNPKLDTGDIEVLANSIEILSKSKALPFEINDEEVANESLRLKYRYLDLRKPRMLNNIIKRNTMLFSMREFLNQNGFLDIDTPVLAKATPEGARDFIVPSRIQKGSFYALPQSPQLFKQTLMIAGLDKYYQLAKCFRDEDLRADRQPEFTQLDIEMSFVEQEDIINMAEKLAKKVFHDVTGKTIDYTFPRIEYNDAMEFYGSDKPDTRFEMKLIDIKDCVQNKGFSIFDNAEYIKAIVVNKLLSRKNVKDYEDFVKTYYHAKGLAFVKKENNELSSPILKFFEKETIDKLESVLHLENNETALIISDTKEIVLSSLGALRLKIADELNLIDKDKFNFLWVVDFPMFEYSEEEQRYKACHHPFTMLKKEDIPLLEKNDLKYIKSDTYDIVLNGYEIGGGGIRIHDSNLQSLVFDRLLIDKEQQVDKFGFLLEALKYGVPPHGGLAFGIDRWLMVMLNQNSIKEVIPFPKTNKGQDLLTDAPSDVDEKQLEKDLQLKKL from the coding sequence ATGTATAGAACAAATAAGCTAAATGAATTAAGAATAGCTGATTGTGGTAAAACTGTTACTCTTTCAGGTTGGGTATCTACTATACGTAATCTTGGATCATTTGCATTTATTGATTTACGTGATAGATATGGAATTACACAAATTTTAGTTAAAGATGACCTTACCGACTTAGTTAAAGATATTAAAAATGAATATGTCTTAAAAGTAACTGGTTTAGTACAAGAAAGATCTTCTAAAAATCCTAAATTAGATACTGGAGATATTGAAGTATTAGCTAATAGTATAGAAATTTTAAGTAAGTCTAAGGCCTTACCGTTTGAAATTAATGATGAAGAAGTTGCAAATGAAAGTTTAAGACTAAAATACAGATATCTTGATTTAAGAAAACCTAGAATGTTAAATAATATTATTAAAAGAAATACTATGCTATTCTCAATGAGAGAATTTCTAAACCAAAATGGCTTTCTAGATATTGACACACCAGTACTAGCTAAAGCTACACCAGAAGGTGCTCGTGACTTTATAGTCCCTAGTAGAATTCAAAAAGGAAGTTTTTATGCTCTTCCTCAATCACCTCAATTATTCAAACAAACTCTTATGATTGCTGGTCTTGATAAATACTATCAACTAGCTAAATGTTTTAGAGATGAAGACTTAAGAGCTGATAGACAACCTGAATTTACACAATTGGATATAGAAATGTCATTTGTTGAACAAGAAGATATAATAAATATGGCTGAAAAATTAGCTAAAAAAGTATTTCATGATGTAACTGGTAAGACTATTGACTATACTTTCCCTCGTATAGAATACAATGATGCTATGGAATTTTATGGATCAGACAAACCAGATACAAGATTTGAAATGAAGTTAATAGATATTAAAGACTGTGTTCAAAACAAAGGATTTAGTATCTTTGATAATGCTGAATATATAAAGGCTATTGTAGTTAATAAGCTACTATCTAGAAAAAATGTTAAAGACTATGAAGACTTTGTTAAGACATATTATCACGCAAAGGGTCTAGCCTTCGTTAAAAAAGAAAATAATGAATTAAGTTCACCAATATTAAAATTCTTTGAAAAAGAAACAATTGATAAGTTAGAATCTGTACTTCATTTAGAAAATAATGAAACAGCTCTAATAATCTCAGACACAAAAGAAATAGTTTTATCTAGTCTTGGTGCTCTACGTCTTAAGATTGCTGATGAACTTAACTTAATTGATAAAGATAAATTTAACTTCTTATGGGTTGTTGACTTCCCTATGTTTGAATATAGCGAAGAAGAACAAAGATATAAGGCATGTCACCATCCATTTACTATGTTGAAAAAGGAAGATATTCCTCTATTAGAAAAGAATGACTTAAAATATATTAAGTCTGACACTTATGACATAGTACTTAATGGATATGAAATTGGTGGTGGAGGTATTAGAATACATGATTCTAATCTTCAATCATTAGTATTCGATAGATTACTAATTGATAAAGAACAACAAGTAGATAAATTTGGTTTCCTACTTGAAGCACTAAAATACGGAGTTCCACCTCATGGGGGACTAGCATTCGGTATTGATCGTTGGTTGATGGTTATGCTAAATCAAAATTCTATTAAAGAAGTTATACCATTCCCTAAGACAAATAAAGGACAAGATCTATTAACTGATGCTCCTAGTGATGTTGACGAAAAGCAATTAGAAAAGGACTTACAGTTAAAAAAATTATAG